Below is a genomic region from Armatimonadota bacterium.
CCTGCAACGTGCAATGTAGGCGGTGCTGGTAAGTGGCAATTGTCATATTCCAAGGCCCTTACCGCCGCGGATGTGGTCATACTGCCTGATAACGATAAGCCAGGCCGTGAACACGCCGAACATGTTGCCCAGGCTCTCCAGGGCTACGCAAAGTCTGTGCGTGTGTTAGAACTACCGGGGTTGACGGAAAAAGGCGATGTGTCGGACTGGATAGCTGCAGGCGGGACACGTGAAGAGCTTGTCGGCCTGGCTGATTCCTGCCCTCAGTGGGAACCCAGACCGCCGGAAACCCAACAGAGCACGGATACGTGTGATACAGACCCGTTTGACCTACGTCTTACCGATGCAGGCAACGCCCGCGCATTGGTAGGCAAACACGGGGAGAACATCCGTTTCGACCACGACTCAGGGCAATGGCTGATGTGGACTGGCACACATTGGGAAACGGACCGGCTTTGCACTATTAATCGTTTTGCTGAAGAGACTATCCGGGGTATGTATGACGAGCTATCTAAACTCGGCGATAAGCAGGCCGAAAAGATGCTCAGGCATATTCGGGCGAATCTTTCCAAATCCAGGCTTGACGCAATGGTAGACCTTGCAGGCAAACAAGAGTCTGTAGCTGTAGATTCCGATATGCTGGATGCTGATAACTGGCTTCTAAATTGCCGGAACGGTGTTGTAGACCTCAAGACCGGCAGACTGAGGCCGCACAGTCGAGCCGACCTGATGACCAAACTTGTTCCGGTAGACTATGACCCGGCTGCCATTTGCCCACGGTGGGAGCAGTTTCTATCTGAGGTATTCGATGGTGACGAAGAGCTTATAGCCTATGTCCGGCGTGCAATAGGATACACACTTACGGGTGACACCTCGGAACAGGTGTTCTTCATGCTTCACGGCAATGGTTCTAACGGCAAGAGCACACTTGTCAATGTCGTGCGTGAGATTATGAATGACTACCACGTCAAGACTGCAACCGACACCATTCTTGAGAAAAAGTATGGAAGCGGCATACCCAATGACATAGCTCGACTGCGTGGAGCGCGGTTTGTCTCTGCTATTGAGGCAAACCCGTCACAAAAACTTGCTGAAGAGCTTGTCAAAGAACTCACGGGCGGTGATGCGGTCACTGCGCGATTTCTCCGGCAAGAGTTTTTCGACTTCGTGCCCACGTTCAAGCTGTGGCTTGCCTGCAACCACAAGCCGGGCATTGACGGGCAGGACAACGGCATATGGCGGCGTATCAAGCTGATACCGTTTACTGTCCAGTTCGATGGAGACAGCAAGGACGCAATGCTTCCCGATAAGCTCAGAATGGAATACCCCGGCATTCTTCGATGGATGGTTGAGGGCTGCCTGCAGTGGCAAACCCGCGGACTGGGAAAGTGCTCAGCAGTAGATGCGGCCACAAACGAATATCGCTCTGACATGGATATCTTGGCAGAGTTTATTGATTCATGCTGTGTTCTATCTGATAATGCACAGGTAGCTTCAAGCGAGCTGTATGCTGCATATTCTACGTGGTGCGATGGCAACGGCATTCGTCACCCATATCAACAGAAGACCTTTACACAGAGATTGCAGGAACGCGGGTTCAAAAGAGTCAGACGACGCGGTGGAATGCTTTGGCAAGGAGTTGAACTGAATGCCGGAAATGAAATGACAGAGCCAATTTACATTGATGATGAGGTATCGGGTGTAGGGAGTGTAGGGTGTGTAGGGTTTTCCAGTTCGTCTATAGGAAATGATATATATAGAAATAAACCCAAAATGCCTACACTCACTACACACCCTACATCATTGAGCGTAAATCAAGCTCAAAACAACGTCACCAAATCGTTTTCCGGCACTGACAGCGATGACTGGGACTTGTTAATACAAACTTCAACCGACAACGCAAAGCCGGACGGAAACAGCGCGGGTGAATCTGAGGTATTTGTATGGTAACGGAATGTCTGAAACAACAAGGTGTAAAAATAGCATTACGGGGCAATGGTTTCACAGTCACGCCAAAGTCAGTGGTTACACCCAAGCTGCTGGATTATGTGCGTGCACACAAGGCTGATATAATAGCTGAACTTGGCGGAATGGCCGACAGCCCAAACACGTTAAAACCGACAAAGAGCGGTGTTCATACTGTCCATAGTGACCTACATTATATTTGTGGCGCATGCGGAAAGAGCGTCACGCTCACGGTCAAGTCCTGCGTTGCATATGAATATACCTGTCCGGCCTGCCGTCATAGTGGAGTCCTGCCGCAAAACGAGTATCATATGAGGCAAGGTTGAACCTGCTTCAAATGCTGTTGCTTGTGATATACTGAAACTTACCCGGCATTGTGCGCCTGCTTTCGGGGCAGGTCGTTTTGGACGTATAGCACAGGGTCGGGTAAGCCTTTGTAACCAGCGCCAAAGACGAACCCGGCCATTCCCATACCAACAGGACCATTGCGATTGCTGGCAACGAAGACGCCGCATGATATCAGGTAAAGAACTCTAAAGGTTTTTTATTGCTGAGTGTTGAATGATTGCATGTATGCTTGCATACACTCTCCTCTTGACCTGCGTAGATTTTCATTTAGGGGTTATTATGCTAGAACTTTCAGAAAATGAAATACGAGACATAGTCAGATACCTTGAGGCGAAAAAGCCCCTGCCGGACAAATACAGGTTTTTGCTTTTTGAGGATAAGCGCGAAGTGGAGCTTGTCTGGAACGGCAAGACCGATGATATATGCAATGTGGTTCTTCCGTTTCAGATAATTGAGCAGGTCGATGAGCCCCGCGCTGAGGCTGATACGACGCTTCAGGGAACCTTTAACTTTGGTCTGGATTCCAGGGGCGGCAGCTTAAGGGCTGGACAAACAAGCTGATATGGGGCGATAACAAGCTTATTCTATCCAGCCTGAAGAATGGCCCGCTTCGCCAGGAGATTGAGGATAACGGCGGCATAAAGCTCATATACATTGACCCTCCGTTTGATGTGGGCGCTGATTTCTCTATGAATATTGAGATTGGCGATGAGCAGTTCACCAAGCAGCCGTCTGTGTTGGAAGAGCTTGCTTATAGGGATACATGGGGCAGAGGCACTGATAGCTTCATAGCTATGATATATGAGCGCCTGTCTCTTATGCGTGATTTGCTCGCCGATGACGGGAGTATATATGTACATTGCGATTGGCGTGTTAGCGCATATATCCGTTTGATTATGGACCATATTTTCGGACGGAATTCATTTAGAAATGAGATAGTCTGGCATTATCGCCGGTGGCCTGCAAAGTCACCAATGTTCCAGAGAAGCCATGATTCCATATATTGGTTTGGCAAAAACGAAAAAACAATTTGGAATCAGCAGTATCAAGAATTGTCAGAGGCAACACTCAAGCGTTTTGGAGGAAAAAGAGTAAAAGGGGAGACGACTAAGGAGGTTTTGGATGAGGATTCCGCTGGAGCACCGATGCGCGATGTATGGGATATCAGGCACGTTCTTGGTGCAAATCCAGAAAACATTGATTATCCCACTCAAAAGCCCGAAGCACTTCTCGAACGCATCATAAAGGCCTCCTCTAATGCTGGTGACATAGTAGCAGACTTCTTTTGCGGCTCAGGCACAACGCTTTCAGTAGCTGAAAAACTCGGAAGAAAATGGATAGGCTCAGACCTCGGGAAGTTCGCAATCCACACTACCCGCAAGCGCATGATAGACGTTCAGCGCCAGATGAAGAATGACGGCAAAGACTACCGCGCCTTTGAAATCCTGAACCTCGGCAAGTATGAGAGGCAGCACTATATCGGCGTAAATATGAACCTCAGAGACGAGGAAAAGCAGAAGCAGCTTGCGCAAAAAG
It encodes:
- a CDS encoding phage/plasmid primase, P4 family, producing MAVNPTELVLSRLQNVKQVTGGYSARCPAHDDKISSLSISEGDDGRCLIHCHAGCDTDCILSAIGLKLKDLYPPKQGAPITNRATIERVYPYVDENGTVLYEVVRYKPKGFKQRVPNGSGGYSWSMKGVTRVLYQLPAIKTAIEHNAVIFIVEGEKDVHNMHDRLNLPATCNVGGAGKWQLSYSKALTAADVVILPDNDKPGREHAEHVAQALQGYAKSVRVLELPGLTEKGDVSDWIAAGGTREELVGLADSCPQWEPRPPETQQSTDTCDTDPFDLRLTDAGNARALVGKHGENIRFDHDSGQWLMWTGTHWETDRLCTINRFAEETIRGMYDELSKLGDKQAEKMLRHIRANLSKSRLDAMVDLAGKQESVAVDSDMLDADNWLLNCRNGVVDLKTGRLRPHSRADLMTKLVPVDYDPAAICPRWEQFLSEVFDGDEELIAYVRRAIGYTLTGDTSEQVFFMLHGNGSNGKSTLVNVVREIMNDYHVKTATDTILEKKYGSGIPNDIARLRGARFVSAIEANPSQKLAEELVKELTGGDAVTARFLRQEFFDFVPTFKLWLACNHKPGIDGQDNGIWRRIKLIPFTVQFDGDSKDAMLPDKLRMEYPGILRWMVEGCLQWQTRGLGKCSAVDAATNEYRSDMDILAEFIDSCCVLSDNAQVASSELYAAYSTWCDGNGIRHPYQQKTFTQRLQERGFKRVRRRGGMLWQGVELNAGNEMTEPIYIDDEVSGVGSVGCVGFSSSSIGNDIYRNKPKMPTLTTHPTSLSVNQAQNNVTKSFSGTDSDDWDLLIQTSTDNAKPDGNSAGESEVFVW